In the Actinomycetota bacterium genome, one interval contains:
- a CDS encoding iron ABC transporter permease, translating into MGTFVIGTSMAWLVVAYRFPGQSVFEWLLLLPLVIPTYIMGFIYMSTFDYAGPVQTFLRQWLGSSDWFPEIRSGAGAVLVMTLALYPYVYMLAKAGFQGLSSTAYEAARVAGFGLGKFFLRIGIPLIRPAIAGGVSLALMEALADFATVRYFNFPTLSEGVMKVWVGMMDLGTARELAGLLAMVALALILFELALRGRSRYYQTGGKSPGIPRTQLVGWRKWAATALCTLVVAMAFGLPIIQLVLWASEEITAMPEGTLEVYMGLILNSLLLAGLAALFAVIGALIMASGVRIGGGKLAKFLARISTIGYAMPGAVIAVGIIITVTTLDHGLNRLLEKYWDAGFGLLITGSIAGLVYGYVVRYMAVAYNSIDVSMEKLTPNLTLAARILRAGKWRIMWRIHLPLAAPGIFAGAALVFVDVMKELPITVMLRPFGYDTLAVWVWQMAAESMWASTAIPALTIVLVGLIPVIYLTRITAGK; encoded by the coding sequence GTGGGAACTTTTGTTATAGGCACTAGTATGGCATGGCTGGTGGTGGCGTATCGCTTCCCCGGCCAATCTGTATTTGAATGGTTGTTACTTTTACCTTTAGTAATTCCCACTTATATCATGGGCTTTATTTATATGTCCACTTTCGATTATGCCGGTCCGGTGCAGACCTTTTTGCGTCAGTGGCTGGGTAGCTCAGACTGGTTCCCGGAGATCCGCTCAGGGGCGGGAGCCGTTTTAGTGATGACCTTGGCCCTTTATCCCTATGTCTACATGTTGGCCAAAGCAGGATTTCAGGGGCTGTCCTCCACTGCTTACGAAGCGGCCCGGGTTGCGGGCTTTGGACTAGGTAAATTCTTTCTACGGATTGGCATCCCTCTTATTAGGCCTGCTATAGCCGGGGGGGTGTCCTTGGCGCTAATGGAGGCTTTGGCTGATTTTGCCACAGTGCGGTATTTCAACTTTCCTACCCTTTCAGAGGGAGTGATGAAGGTCTGGGTTGGCATGATGGATCTGGGAACGGCCCGGGAATTGGCGGGGTTATTGGCTATGGTGGCCTTGGCATTAATCTTGTTTGAACTGGCACTAAGGGGACGGTCGCGCTATTACCAGACGGGAGGTAAATCGCCGGGGATACCCCGAACCCAACTGGTTGGATGGCGAAAATGGGCGGCGACAGCTTTATGTACATTGGTGGTGGCTATGGCTTTTGGTCTACCCATAATACAACTGGTGTTGTGGGCATCGGAAGAAATTACCGCCATGCCTGAAGGAACCTTAGAGGTTTATATGGGCTTGATTTTAAATAGTCTCTTACTGGCCGGTTTGGCAGCCTTATTTGCCGTGATCGGCGCTTTAATAATGGCCAGCGGTGTGCGTATCGGTGGCGGAAAATTGGCTAAATTCCTGGCTCGGATATCCACCATAGGTTATGCGATGCCGGGGGCCGTCATTGCGGTAGGGATTATAATAACAGTAACCACTCTGGATCATGGGCTTAATCGCTTGCTGGAGAAATATTGGGATGCGGGTTTTGGGCTGTTGATAACCGGCTCAATCGCCGGGCTGGTCTATGGTTATGTGGTGCGCTATATGGCTGTTGCATATAACAGTATAGATGTGAGTATGGAGAAGTTGACCCCTAATCTTACCTTGGCTGCCCGGATTTTGCGGGCCGGTAAGTGGCGGATTATGTGGCGGATTCACTTGCCCTTGGCGGCACCTGGAATTTTCGCCGGGGCGGCCTTGGTTTTTGTGGACGTAATGAAGGAATTACCTATTACCGTTATGCTGCGACCCTTTGGATATGACACCCTGGCGGTTTGGGTCTGGCAAATGGCCGCGGAATCCATGTGGGCCAGTACTGCTATACCTGCCCTAACTATCGTGCTGGTGGGCTTGATACCAGTAATTTATCTGACACGGATCACAGCCGGTAAATAA
- a CDS encoding ABC transporter ATP-binding protein: protein MVVVENNGTPRVELHNVSRFFGDVKAVNNVTFSIKEGEFFSLLGPSGCGKTTTLRLIAGLDRPDDGTVTIGQEVVARGQVWVGPEKRGIGVVFQDYALFPHMTVEQNIAFGLDGLSKEKVRKKIEEMLTVVGLVGLGKRYPHELSGGQSQRVALARSLAPLPKVILLDEPFSNLDADLREELRNETRQILKERGATTILVTHDQEEAFSLSDRVGVLNNGGLEQIGTPAEIYHQPSTRFVADFVGKADFVAGSVEGGVVISDIGSFPLNGEQLAENKVVELMIRPDDVDFVEDVGGNATIMEARFLGASILYVLQLNSGKVLHSLKPSTKAIPTGAKVRIMVDAAHIVLFTC from the coding sequence ATGGTGGTTGTTGAGAATAATGGTACTCCACGGGTGGAATTACATAATGTATCACGGTTTTTCGGAGACGTTAAGGCCGTCAACAATGTTACATTCAGCATCAAGGAAGGGGAGTTCTTCTCCTTGCTTGGCCCCTCTGGGTGTGGTAAGACTACCACCCTTAGATTGATTGCGGGACTAGATCGTCCTGACGACGGGACCGTTACTATCGGTCAGGAAGTAGTGGCAAGGGGGCAGGTTTGGGTAGGGCCGGAGAAACGGGGTATTGGTGTAGTTTTTCAGGATTATGCTTTATTTCCCCATATGACGGTGGAACAAAACATAGCCTTCGGTTTAGATGGCCTATCTAAGGAAAAGGTTCGCAAAAAAATTGAGGAAATGTTGACAGTGGTGGGGTTGGTAGGTCTTGGAAAGCGTTATCCTCATGAGTTATCCGGCGGACAGTCTCAGAGGGTGGCGTTGGCCAGATCCCTTGCCCCGTTGCCCAAAGTAATCCTTTTGGATGAGCCCTTTTCCAATCTCGATGCCGACCTGCGGGAAGAATTGCGTAATGAAACAAGGCAAATTCTTAAGGAAAGAGGTGCGACCACCATTTTGGTCACCCATGACCAGGAAGAGGCTTTTTCCCTGTCGGATCGGGTGGGGGTACTTAATAATGGCGGATTGGAACAGATAGGCACCCCGGCGGAAATCTATCATCAGCCCAGTACTCGTTTTGTGGCCGATTTTGTGGGTAAAGCAGATTTCGTGGCTGGTTCGGTAGAGGGGGGAGTGGTAATCTCCGATATCGGGTCCTTTCCGCTAAACGGAGAACAACTAGCTGAAAACAAAGTCGTAGAGTTAATGATTCGACCGGATGACGTTGACTTCGTGGAGGATGTGGGCGGTAACGCTACCATCATGGAGGCTCGTTTTCTGGGGGCGTCCATACTGTATGTACTGCAGCTTAATAGCGGGAAGGTGCTTCATTCTCTTAAACCCTCCACTAAAGCTATTCCTACCGGAGCTAAGGTGCGGATTATGGTTGATGCGGCTCATATCGTACTTTTTACTTGTTAA
- the purQ gene encoding phosphoribosylformylglycinamidine synthase I — protein sequence MSEKPRVLVLLAAGINRDGDARNAFMLAGGDAERVHINDLVDGRKKLKDYQILMLPGGFSFGDDIASGKVLANKLKYKLKNDLLEFVGDGKLVLGVCNGFQVMVKLGILPGFDGDYMRQDVTLTHNDSGKFEDRWVHLKANPQSKCVFTRGIEKVIYVPICHGEGKFIPKDDAALARLRQNGQVAVEYVDEHGAHGGYPINPNGSVEHIAGICDETGRVFGMMPHPENYVMRTQHPRWTRERLSDEGDGLAIFKNAVDYVQREL from the coding sequence ATGAGTGAAAAACCTAGAGTACTCGTTCTTCTGGCGGCGGGCATCAACCGCGATGGCGACGCGCGGAACGCGTTTATGCTGGCGGGAGGCGACGCCGAGCGCGTCCACATAAACGACCTCGTCGACGGCAGGAAGAAGCTCAAAGATTACCAGATATTGATGTTGCCGGGCGGCTTCTCGTTCGGCGACGATATCGCTTCGGGAAAGGTCTTGGCGAATAAGCTAAAATACAAGCTCAAGAACGACCTGCTGGAGTTCGTCGGGGACGGCAAGCTCGTTCTCGGCGTCTGCAACGGGTTTCAGGTGATGGTCAAGCTCGGGATTCTTCCCGGTTTCGACGGCGACTACATGCGCCAGGACGTCACGCTAACCCACAACGACTCCGGCAAGTTCGAGGACCGCTGGGTCCATCTCAAGGCCAACCCGCAATCGAAATGCGTCTTCACGCGCGGTATCGAGAAGGTCATCTACGTGCCTATCTGCCACGGTGAGGGCAAGTTCATCCCCAAAGACGACGCGGCGCTCGCGCGTCTGCGGCAAAACGGGCAGGTGGCCGTCGAGTATGTCGACGAGCACGGCGCGCATGGCGGCTATCCAATCAACCCCAACGGCTCGGTCGAGCACATCGCCGGCATCTGTGATGAGACGGGGCGCGTCTTCGGCATGATGCCGCACCCCGAGAACTATGTCATGCGCACCCAGCACCCGCGCTGGACCCGCGAGCGGCTCTCAGACGAAGGGGACGGCCTGGCGATATTCAAAAACGCGGTCGATTATGTGCAAAGAGAGCTGTAA